Proteins from a single region of Streptococcus mitis:
- a CDS encoding response regulator transcription factor, whose product MYKVLLVDDEYMVAEGLKRLIPFDKWDMEVVATASHADEALEYVQENPVDVIISDVNMPDKTGLDMIREMKEILPDAAYILLSGYQEFDYVKRAMNLSVVDYLVKPVDKVELGNLLEKIADQLGERGKKSQTLSQDLDEAGFVSYLGDKENWWIGLSKEKQGSFTIPYYVLGQDWQIFISDQPLDGLVVTPFEAPYQEHFERWKLNAEKALFYGSVNLKQSESLFAYYEPIYRVIIQGNLNQIVEELNLLEKVVLENTPRVPITKQLFIQFVMDVFHLFEHLKADDLTDIVKTIHAIQTFDELVPYIKETLTRFFGQYRMNENVVSVLEVIGRDYQKELSLKDISKDLFINPVYLGQLIKRETNSTFAELLNKQRIKAAQQLLLSTSDSIEDICYAVGYSNVGYFYKVFRKLCGKSPKAYRKQVETTL is encoded by the coding sequence ATGTATAAAGTATTATTAGTAGATGATGAGTACATGGTGGCAGAAGGTCTGAAGCGTTTGATTCCCTTTGATAAGTGGGATATGGAGGTCGTCGCAACAGCCAGTCATGCCGATGAAGCCCTAGAATATGTGCAGGAAAATCCAGTAGATGTGATCATTTCCGATGTCAATATGCCCGACAAAACAGGGCTTGATATGATTCGGGAGATGAAAGAAATCTTACCAGATGCTGCCTATATCCTGCTCTCAGGTTATCAGGAGTTTGATTATGTAAAAAGAGCAATGAACCTTAGTGTGGTGGACTATCTGGTCAAACCTGTTGATAAGGTAGAGCTGGGAAATCTGCTGGAAAAGATTGCAGATCAGCTTGGCGAGAGAGGAAAGAAAAGTCAGACCCTCAGTCAAGATTTAGATGAGGCTGGATTTGTTAGTTATTTAGGGGATAAGGAGAATTGGTGGATAGGCCTATCCAAGGAAAAACAAGGTTCCTTCACCATTCCCTACTATGTCTTGGGTCAAGACTGGCAGATTTTCATTTCTGACCAACCCCTAGATGGTTTAGTCGTTACACCCTTTGAAGCCCCTTATCAAGAACACTTTGAACGCTGGAAGCTGAATGCTGAGAAAGCCCTCTTTTACGGTTCTGTAAATCTAAAACAGTCTGAGAGTCTCTTTGCCTATTACGAACCGATTTATAGGGTTATCATTCAGGGAAATCTCAATCAAATCGTAGAAGAGTTAAATCTCTTGGAGAAGGTGGTTCTTGAAAATACACCGCGTGTTCCGATTACCAAACAGCTTTTTATCCAGTTTGTTATGGATGTCTTTCATTTATTTGAACATCTCAAGGCTGATGATTTGACGGATATTGTCAAAACGATTCATGCTATTCAAACCTTCGATGAATTGGTTCCTTATATCAAGGAAACTCTGACTCGATTCTTTGGACAATATCGGATGAATGAAAATGTGGTTAGTGTGCTAGAAGTCATTGGGCGTGATTATCAGAAAGAACTTTCTCTCAAGGATATCAGTAAGGATCTCTTTATCAATCCTGTTTATCTGGGACAGTTGATTAAGCGTGAAACCAATTCGACCTTCGCAGAGTTACTAAATAAACAACGCATTAAGGCTGCCCAGCAGCTCTTGCTTTCAACTAGTGACAGTATTGAAGATATTTGTTATGCTGTTGGTTACAGTAATGTTGGATATTTCTATAAAGTGTTCCGAAAATTGTGCGGAAAATCGCCAAAAGCCTACCGAAAACAGGTGGAAACCACACTATAA
- a CDS encoding methionine ABC transporter permease produces the protein MESLIQTYLPNVYKMGWAGQAGWGTAIYLTLYMTVLSFIIGGFLGLVAGLFLVLTAPGGVLENKVVFWILDKITSIFRAVPFIILLAVLSPFSHLIVGTSIGPNAAIVPLSFAVFAFFARQVQVVLAELDGGVIEAAQASGATFWDIVGVYLSEGLPDLIRVTTVTLISLVGETAMAGAVGAGGIGNVAIAYGFNRYNHDVTILATIVIILIIFAIQFLGDFLTKKLSHK, from the coding sequence ATGGAATCATTGATTCAAACCTATTTGCCAAATGTCTATAAAATGGGCTGGGCTGGTCAAGCAGGCTGGGGGACAGCCATCTATCTAACCCTCTATATGACAGTTCTTTCTTTCATCATCGGAGGGTTCTTGGGGCTAGTGGCAGGTCTTTTCCTTGTTTTGACAGCGCCAGGTGGTGTCTTGGAAAATAAGGTCGTTTTCTGGATTTTAGATAAGATTACCTCTATTTTCCGTGCGGTACCATTTATCATTCTCTTGGCAGTCTTGTCACCCTTCTCCCATCTAATTGTAGGGACAAGCATTGGTCCAAATGCGGCTATCGTACCGCTATCTTTTGCAGTCTTTGCCTTCTTTGCCCGTCAAGTACAGGTGGTATTGGCTGAGCTAGATGGTGGTGTCATTGAGGCAGCTCAAGCTAGTGGAGCGACCTTCTGGGACATCGTAGGAGTTTACCTATCCGAAGGTCTTCCAGATTTGATCCGTGTGACGACTGTAACCTTGATTTCACTAGTCGGTGAAACAGCCATGGCGGGTGCGGTTGGAGCAGGTGGTATTGGTAACGTAGCCATTGCTTATGGATTTAACCGCTACAATCACGATGTGACCATCTTGGCAACCATCGTTATCATTTTGATTATCTTTGCAATCCAATTCTTGGGAGATTTCTTGACTAAGAAATTGAGCCATAAATAA
- a CDS encoding sensor histidine kinase codes for MKNWRQNRMKQFWLHTLLRTYSSVMIIIIASFAILLSYADWDSREKEAQRVAQRVTTRTVDEVEYYYRESAQLAQDLVANQDRIQGVYKYFSLSTSEYFYWLLEHQAASSISISLYENIDDLYVQNDYITGVAIVLQDFKDVYVSTRDKRSGHVLPAEAFKPEANSFGIPVLDPATDQSIGVIYISLDPEVLYHAIDNTRGHIPMAVTVTSPFDTEIFHIGERVNREHENWFVGMTSHGYQVQVAVPKNFVLQGTVASSALIVGLSLLFIVILYLTLRQTFANYQKQVVDLVDSIHAIAQGQEGLRIDTLEKDQELLLIAETTNDMLDRLEKNIHDIYQLELSQKDANMRALQAQINPHFMYNTLEFLRMYAVMQSQDELADIIYEFSSLLRNNISDERETLLKQELEFCRKYSYLCMVRYPKSIAYGFKIDPELENMKIPKFTLQPLVENYFAHGVDHRRTDNVISIKALKQAGFVEILVVDNGRGMSTEKLVDIREKLRQRHFEHQASYSEQKQSIGIVNVHERFVLYFGDRYAITIESAEQAGVQYRITIQDE; via the coding sequence ATGAAAAATTGGCGACAAAATAGAATGAAGCAGTTTTGGCTACATACGCTTCTGCGAACCTACAGTTCAGTTATGATCATTATTATTGCAAGTTTTGCAATCTTACTCTCATACGCTGATTGGGATTCACGGGAAAAGGAAGCTCAAAGAGTGGCCCAGCGTGTAACCACTCGAACAGTCGATGAGGTGGAGTATTATTATCGGGAGTCAGCCCAACTGGCGCAAGATTTAGTAGCCAATCAAGACCGTATACAAGGGGTTTATAAGTACTTTAGTCTATCAACATCTGAGTATTTTTATTGGCTGTTGGAGCATCAAGCGGCTTCTTCAATTTCTATTTCGCTGTATGAAAATATCGATGATCTTTATGTACAAAATGACTATATAACGGGTGTTGCAATCGTCTTACAGGATTTCAAAGATGTTTACGTGTCAACAAGGGATAAAAGAAGTGGGCATGTCTTGCCTGCTGAGGCTTTTAAACCGGAGGCCAATAGCTTTGGGATACCTGTTCTAGACCCGGCAACGGATCAATCTATAGGAGTGATATACATCTCCTTGGATCCAGAAGTTTTATATCATGCCATTGACAATACTCGAGGTCATATCCCGATGGCTGTGACTGTGACATCGCCTTTTGATACGGAGATTTTTCATATTGGTGAGAGGGTCAATAGGGAGCATGAGAACTGGTTTGTTGGTATGACTTCTCATGGATATCAGGTTCAGGTGGCAGTTCCTAAAAACTTTGTATTACAAGGAACAGTTGCCAGCTCTGCTTTGATTGTGGGCTTGAGTCTTCTCTTTATTGTCATTCTCTATCTGACTTTGAGGCAGACCTTTGCCAATTATCAAAAGCAGGTAGTGGATTTGGTGGATTCCATCCATGCTATTGCCCAAGGACAAGAAGGTCTTCGCATTGATACGCTTGAAAAGGATCAGGAATTGCTCCTAATCGCGGAGACGACCAATGATATGTTGGATCGATTAGAAAAGAATATACATGATATTTATCAGTTAGAGCTTAGTCAAAAAGATGCCAATATGCGGGCCTTGCAGGCGCAAATCAACCCTCACTTCATGTACAATACTCTGGAGTTCTTGCGCATGTATGCAGTTATGCAAAGTCAAGATGAGTTGGCAGATATCATTTATGAGTTCAGTAGCCTGTTGCGTAACAATATTTCCGACGAAAGAGAAACACTCCTCAAACAGGAATTAGAATTTTGCCGTAAATACAGCTATCTCTGCATGGTTCGCTATCCCAAGTCCATTGCCTATGGTTTCAAGATAGATCCAGAGTTAGAGAATATGAAGATTCCCAAGTTTACCTTGCAACCGCTAGTAGAAAATTATTTCGCGCATGGTGTTGACCACAGACGGACAGATAATGTGATTAGCATCAAGGCGCTTAAACAGGCTGGTTTTGTAGAAATTTTGGTGGTAGATAATGGCCGTGGAATGTCGACTGAAAAGCTGGTCGATATCCGAGAAAAGTTAAGGCAGAGACATTTTGAACACCAAGCCAGTTATAGTGAACAAAAGCAGTCTATCGGGATTGTCAATGTCCATGAGCGTTTTGTGCTCTATTTTGGGGATCGCTATGCCATTACTATAGAGTCTGCAGAACAAGCAGGTGTTCAGTATCGTATTACAATTCAAGATGAGTAG
- a CDS encoding YesL family protein, with protein sequence MGRFLDFVFNRFFLGMIATAFFWLLTLAGGIILGLAPASATLMSLYAEHGYSFREYSLKEAWSLYKQNFVSSNLIFYSFLGVDLVLVYGLYLLVQLPHQTIIHLIATFLNVLVVALIFLAYTVSLKLQVYFDLSYRNSLKLSLIGIFMSLAAVAKVLLGTVLLVAIGYYMPALLFFVGIGMWHFFISDMLEPVYESIHEKLATK encoded by the coding sequence ATGGGGAGATTTTTAGACTTTGTCTTTAATCGTTTCTTTTTAGGGATGATTGCGACAGCCTTCTTTTGGCTATTAACTTTAGCAGGAGGGATTATCCTTGGTCTAGCGCCGGCTAGTGCCACCTTGATGAGCCTATATGCAGAACATGGTTATAGCTTTCGGGAATACAGTTTGAAGGAGGCGTGGTCTCTTTATAAGCAAAATTTCGTCTCAAGCAACCTGATTTTCTATAGCTTTTTAGGAGTGGATTTGGTTTTGGTCTATGGCCTGTATCTCTTGGTGCAATTGCCTCATCAGACTATTATTCATTTGATTGCGACCTTTTTGAATGTCCTAGTAGTTGCCCTGATCTTTTTGGCTTATACAGTATCTTTGAAATTACAAGTTTATTTTGACTTGTCCTATCGAAATAGTCTCAAACTATCCTTGATTGGCATCTTTATGAGTCTAGCAGCTGTGGCTAAGGTTCTTCTTGGAACTGTGCTACTTGTGGCAATTGGTTACTATATGCCTGCTCTTCTCTTCTTTGTAGGAATTGGGATGTGGCATTTCTTTATCAGTGATATGTTGGAACCGGTCTATGAAAGTATCCATGAAAAATTGGCGACAAAATAG
- the nrdI gene encoding class Ib ribonucleoside-diphosphate reductase assembly flavoprotein NrdI, giving the protein MKKVSLVYISLSGNTESFVTRLKDYLLSQYEGIEVQKIHIKDLVKEGQDFYEMDHPYVAFLPTYLEGGNGVDNGDVEILTTPVGDFIAYGDNASKCFGVVGSGNRNFNNQYCLTAKQYSQRFGFPVLADFEMRGMLGDIKRVAAIIADLYELES; this is encoded by the coding sequence ATGAAAAAAGTTTCCTTGGTCTACATCAGTCTGAGCGGAAATACGGAGAGTTTTGTGACGCGCTTGAAAGACTATCTCTTGTCCCAGTACGAGGGAATTGAGGTTCAAAAGATTCATATCAAGGATTTGGTCAAAGAAGGCCAAGATTTCTATGAAATGGACCATCCCTATGTTGCTTTTTTGCCGACTTACCTAGAAGGTGGGAATGGCGTGGATAACGGAGATGTCGAGATTTTGACGACACCAGTGGGAGATTTTATCGCCTATGGTGACAATGCTAGTAAGTGTTTTGGTGTGGTTGGTTCAGGAAATCGTAACTTTAATAACCAATACTGCCTGACAGCCAAGCAATATAGTCAACGTTTTGGCTTCCCTGTATTGGCTGATTTTGAAATGCGAGGTATGCTGGGAGATATCAAACGTGTCGCAGCTATTATCGCAGATTTGTATGAATTGGAAAGTTAA
- a CDS encoding MptD family putative ECF transporter S component, with amino-acid sequence MKKSILTTLLFAVLYFLSMGIGVLLGNFFDQAGNMFYAPAFTALVGGSVYMILVAKVPRFGAITTIGLVIALFFLGTKHGAGAFLPGIICGLLADAVANLGKYKDQTKNFLSFILFAFSTSGPILIMWIAPKAYMATLLARGKSQEYIDRIMVAPNPGTILLFIASIVIGALVGALIGQALSKKLAQKI; translated from the coding sequence ATGAAGAAATCTATCTTAACTACACTGCTTTTTGCAGTTCTTTACTTCCTCTCCATGGGGATTGGTGTCCTTTTGGGCAATTTCTTTGACCAAGCTGGAAACATGTTTTATGCGCCTGCCTTTACTGCCCTTGTCGGCGGTAGCGTCTATATGATCCTAGTCGCAAAAGTTCCGCGCTTTGGAGCCATTACCACTATCGGCCTTGTCATCGCCCTCTTTTTCTTGGGAACTAAACACGGTGCCGGTGCCTTCCTTCCTGGAATTATCTGTGGCCTGCTAGCAGATGCAGTAGCTAACCTCGGAAAATACAAGGACCAAACTAAGAATTTCCTTTCTTTCATACTCTTTGCCTTTAGCACATCAGGACCAATTCTAATCATGTGGATTGCACCCAAAGCCTATATGGCTACCCTCCTAGCAAGAGGAAAATCCCAAGAATATATCGACCGTATCATGGTTGCGCCAAACCCTGGAACCATCCTTCTATTTATCGCAAGTATTGTCATCGGAGCCCTAGTGGGTGCCTTGATTGGACAAGCATTGAGTAAAAAATTGGCACAGAAAATCTGA
- a CDS encoding transporter translates to MKLFLNHHLFRILTLSRFLSSSGAYIYNLVFIVYAASLPFKNIAVFMANMITILPFLFTFYVGIKADHTRNKAGTIIWVGCVQSLLFLLIASVIHDQNFVTFAFICMVNICSDILSDYTAGLRMPIIQHNISEDKLYEAYSFTQFVSYLSNLGGQALGVWLLTTSHQNFSFVAIVNAGFFLLSSLILFKNRRELTYLSVTVENESISLLQQVKAIYADMDDIFRQRESKSLLKIILVILVMNTLGGAVGGIYHFYLLDHTIYHLSYAQALFLIECVSLGGAILGSLTPHDYFGKWSFSSLLSLNAILFVLLATANILDFSPLVGIACLAFVMYLMSKSMPKLDALLLSNLSADVLARSNNLLSMIFSLTLPLGISVFSFLALQDIRLCWWVFLVVSVIGLILSLEKRSFSGKKF, encoded by the coding sequence ATGAAACTGTTCTTAAACCACCATTTATTTAGGATACTTACCTTATCAAGGTTTTTGAGCTCAAGTGGAGCTTATATTTATAATCTGGTATTTATCGTTTATGCTGCGAGTCTACCCTTTAAAAATATAGCAGTATTTATGGCTAACATGATTACGATTTTACCTTTCCTATTTACTTTTTATGTTGGGATTAAGGCTGATCATACTCGGAATAAAGCAGGGACAATTATCTGGGTTGGTTGTGTGCAAAGTCTACTATTTCTTTTGATTGCTAGTGTGATTCATGACCAGAACTTCGTAACGTTTGCTTTTATCTGTATGGTTAATATCTGTTCGGATATTTTATCAGATTATACAGCAGGCCTTCGTATGCCGATTATCCAGCATAATATTTCGGAAGATAAGCTCTATGAAGCTTATTCCTTTACTCAGTTTGTTTCCTATTTATCAAATCTAGGAGGTCAAGCCTTAGGAGTGTGGTTACTCACAACAAGCCACCAAAATTTTTCTTTTGTTGCAATTGTGAATGCTGGCTTCTTTTTACTATCTTCTCTTATTTTGTTCAAAAATAGAAGAGAATTGACGTATTTGTCTGTAACGGTAGAGAATGAGTCGATTAGTTTACTTCAACAAGTTAAGGCAATCTATGCGGACATGGATGATATCTTTAGGCAGAGAGAAAGTAAATCATTGCTTAAAATAATCCTTGTCATTTTGGTAATGAATACTTTGGGAGGAGCTGTTGGAGGTATTTATCACTTTTACTTATTAGACCATACTATCTATCATCTCAGTTATGCTCAAGCCCTATTTTTAATTGAATGTGTTAGCTTGGGAGGAGCTATTCTTGGTAGCTTAACTCCCCATGATTATTTTGGGAAATGGTCTTTTTCAAGCTTGTTATCACTCAATGCAATTCTGTTTGTCTTGCTTGCTACTGCTAATATTTTAGATTTTTCTCCTCTAGTAGGTATTGCCTGCTTAGCCTTTGTCATGTATTTGATGTCGAAATCAATGCCTAAATTAGATGCTCTGTTATTGTCTAATTTGAGTGCGGATGTATTAGCTAGAAGTAATAATCTCTTGAGTATGATTTTTTCCCTAACATTACCCTTGGGGATATCTGTATTTTCCTTCTTAGCTTTACAAGATATCAGGCTTTGTTGGTGGGTGTTTTTGGTAGTGAGTGTGATAGGGTTGATTTTATCACTAGAAAAAAGAAGTTTTTCGGGTAAAAAATTTTAA
- a CDS encoding Rgg/GadR/MutR family transcriptional regulator codes for MLSKFERGEADLSSMKLIAALDNIHSDLNEFMYLVRGFSQKKILAFQENLWELYDREGIDSLHSLYEETTQKYRLSGEKSYLLQMIRIKSLLVFFASEIRATDEELTFLYDYFFTIDIWGNYELELFSTISTLFPLPLYFKYSREMLQKTDLLGSLPSNKVGIDTILINGLFKAIEEKDKLKADYFVFQIEKRELPESQAYLKIIYMIAKGYYDTIFNVKNKGLEKIQRGIAILQDLEYVDGARYYENYFANQLSNEDL; via the coding sequence ATGCTAAGCAAATTTGAGCGTGGAGAAGCAGACTTATCATCTATGAAATTGATTGCTGCCTTAGATAATATCCACTCTGATTTGAATGAATTTATGTACTTGGTACGTGGTTTTTCTCAGAAAAAGATTTTGGCTTTTCAAGAAAATCTCTGGGAACTATATGATAGAGAAGGGATTGATTCTCTACACTCCTTGTATGAAGAGACGACTCAAAAGTATAGATTAAGTGGTGAAAAGAGCTATCTTTTACAAATGATTCGTATCAAAAGCCTTCTTGTGTTTTTTGCTTCAGAAATAAGGGCAACGGATGAAGAACTGACTTTTCTCTATGACTATTTTTTTACTATTGATATCTGGGGAAATTATGAATTAGAACTATTTTCAACTATTTCTACTTTGTTTCCTCTGCCCCTCTATTTTAAATATTCTAGGGAGATGTTACAAAAGACAGATTTATTAGGCTCTTTACCTAGTAACAAAGTTGGTATTGACACCATTTTAATTAATGGACTCTTTAAAGCGATAGAGGAAAAGGATAAATTAAAAGCAGACTATTTTGTTTTTCAGATTGAAAAACGAGAATTGCCAGAATCTCAAGCTTATCTTAAAATCATTTATATGATTGCTAAAGGGTATTATGATACTATTTTTAATGTAAAAAATAAGGGTCTTGAAAAAATCCAGAGAGGCATTGCAATCTTACAAGATTTAGAATATGTAGATGGTGCAAGATATTATGAAAACTATTTTGCAAATCAGCTCTCAAATGAAGATTTGTAA